Proteins encoded within one genomic window of Pseudonocardia sediminis:
- a CDS encoding WD40 repeat domain-containing protein, with the protein MRAWKQVAHTWPWDSPAENADAMDLAQAAAGDTPRRRTPPGQWTTVWSHHSSSAGETLLQLAHHFGLAALVLTDGRPIAITGSWDNTVRVWDLTTGTPIGEPLTGHTDRVTAVAALVLPDGRPIAIAGSDDDTVRVWDLTTGTPIGDPLTGHPGPVEAVAALVLPDRRPIAITGSADATVRVWDLTTGTPIGEPLTGHTGHVAAVAALVLPDERPIAITGSWDNTVRVWDLDTGTPIGEPLTGHTDTVNAVAALVLPDRRPIAITGSWDDTVRVWDLDTGTAIGEPLTGHTDTVTAVAALVLPDRRPIAITGSSDNTVRVWDLTTGTPIGEPLTGHTRPVRAVAALVLPDRRPIAITGSWDHTVRVWDLDTGTPTGEPLTGHTGHVAAVAALVLPDERPIAITGSRDNTVRVWDLTTGTPIGEPLTGHTRPVRAVAALVLPDERPIAITGSLDATARVWDLTTGTPIGEPLTGHTDRVSAVAALVLPDGRPIAITGSWDDTVRVWDLDTGTPIGEPLTGHTDWVTAVAALVLPDERPIAITGSHHTTAAWVWDLDTGTPIGEPLTGHTSPVTAVAALVLPDGRPIAITGSADATVRVWDLDTGTPIGEPLTGHTDWVTAVAALVLPDGRPIAITGSHDRTVRVWDLTDARTIGHLLRVPAPVELTGFVDPLGRLSVVVAGPEGLARIDVAV; encoded by the coding sequence GTGCGAGCGTGGAAGCAGGTCGCCCACACCTGGCCCTGGGACTCCCCCGCTGAGAACGCCGACGCGATGGACCTGGCACAAGCCGCCGCCGGCGACACGCCACGCCGCCGAACCCCGCCAGGCCAGTGGACAACAGTTTGGAGCCACCACTCCAGCAGCGCCGGCGAGACACTTCTCCAGCTAGCCCACCACTTCGGTCTGGCTGCCTTGGTGCTCACCGACGGGCGACCCATCGCCATCACCGGCAGCTGGGACAACACGGTGCGGGTGTGGGACCTGACCACCGGCACCCCGATCGGTGAACCCCTCACCGGCCACACCGACAGGGTGACCGCGGTCGCCGCGCTCGTGCTGCCCGACGGGCGCCCCATCGCCATCGCCGGCAGCGACGACGACACGGTGCGGGTGTGGGACCTGACCACCGGCACCCCGATCGGTGACCCCCTCACCGGCCACCCCGGCCCGGTGGAGGCGGTCGCCGCGCTCGTCCTACCCGACCGGCGCCCCATCGCCATCACCGGCAGCGCTGACGCCACGGTGCGGGTGTGGGACCTGACCACCGGCACCCCGATCGGCGAACCCCTCACCGGCCACACCGGCCACGTGGCCGCGGTCGCCGCGCTCGTACTGCCCGACGAGCGACCCATCGCCATCACCGGCAGCTGGGACAACACGGTGCGGGTGTGGGACCTCGACACCGGCACCCCCATCGGCGAACCCCTCACCGGCCACACCGACACGGTGAACGCGGTCGCCGCGCTCGTCCTACCCGACCGACGCCCCATCGCCATCACCGGCAGCTGGGACGACACGGTGCGGGTGTGGGACCTCGACACCGGCACGGCGATCGGCGAACCCCTCACCGGCCACACCGACACGGTGACCGCGGTCGCCGCGCTCGTACTACCCGACCGACGCCCCATCGCCATCACCGGCAGCTCCGACAACACGGTGCGGGTGTGGGACCTGACCACCGGCACCCCGATCGGCGAACCCCTCACCGGCCACACCCGCCCGGTGCGCGCGGTCGCCGCGCTCGTCCTGCCCGACCGGCGCCCCATCGCCATCACCGGCAGCTGGGACCACACGGTGCGGGTGTGGGACCTCGACACCGGCACCCCGACCGGCGAACCCCTCACCGGCCACACCGGCCACGTGGCCGCGGTCGCCGCGCTCGTCCTACCCGACGAGCGCCCCATCGCCATCACCGGCAGCCGAGACAACACGGTGCGGGTGTGGGACCTGACCACCGGCACCCCGATCGGCGAACCCCTCACCGGCCACACCCGCCCGGTGCGCGCGGTCGCCGCGCTCGTCCTGCCCGACGAGCGACCCATCGCCATCACCGGCAGCCTCGACGCCACAGCGCGGGTGTGGGACCTGACCACCGGCACCCCGATCGGCGAACCCCTCACCGGCCACACCGACAGGGTGTCCGCGGTCGCCGCGCTCGTGCTGCCCGACGGGCGCCCCATCGCCATCACCGGCAGCTGGGACGACACGGTGCGGGTGTGGGACCTCGACACCGGCACCCCGATCGGCGAACCCCTCACCGGCCACACCGACTGGGTGACCGCGGTCGCCGCGCTCGTCCTACCCGACGAGCGACCCATCGCCATCACCGGCAGCCACCACACCACGGCGGCGTGGGTGTGGGACCTCGACACCGGCACCCCGATCGGCGAACCCCTCACCGGCCACACCAGCCCGGTGACCGCGGTCGCCGCGCTCGTGCTGCCCGACGGGCGCCCCATCGCCATCACCGGCAGCGCTGACGCCACGGTGCGGGTGTGGGACCTCGACACCGGCACCCCGATCGGCGAACCCCTCACCGGCCACACCGACTGGGTGACCGCGGTCGCCGCGCTCGTCCTACCCGACGGGCGCCCCATCGCCATCACCGGCAGCCACGACAGAACGGTGCGGGTGTGGGACCTGACCGATGCTCGCACGATAGGGCACCTACTACGAGTCCCGGCCCCGGTAGAGCTCACCGGTTTCGTGGATCCGCTCGGCCGTCTATCAGTGGTGGTAGCAGGTCCGGAAGGGCTCGCCCGGATCGACGTTGCTGTGTGA
- the tcmP gene encoding three-Cys-motif partner protein TcmP: MESLRQGLRDHLRPRAPGVTQRTSLPRHCPRYLVLTGGDLVATGAGDEYWAEPNLPSTFKHELLTRYVPMFTGMTGSRAQGHRVVFLDGYAGRGRYGNGSAGSPERIMQMAEHQHRTVGLTCASYFVEQDPTSANDLAGVVAEYTRRGVPAHVRDTNVDSVLEEVLTSAHGHPLFLFLDPTGYGLPYQRLVDILAGPRSSIWPPTELLLNFSLEAVRRTGGHVSSPQGNENSMRRLDDAVGGDWWREVFRSHGVTDDAVRHVSEGFARRLSTATGMHVISVPVRRAPGHKPLYHLVFGTRSQHGLWLFGDSVARAMQKWWDTLERIDSAFDPDALFTVTEAIRPDLATVENRAVPVIAEQLAGLLDQVPSFTTVNHTLAVFGDFYGQVRDSTVRTAVKRLYDASRTSCDGKRVKPHQLVVTRPRLHRASAHPRQVS, from the coding sequence ATGGAGAGCCTGAGGCAGGGGCTGCGGGACCACCTAAGACCACGGGCCCCGGGGGTAACGCAAAGAACGTCCCTGCCGAGGCACTGTCCGCGTTATCTTGTTCTCACTGGGGGTGATCTGGTGGCTACTGGGGCTGGCGATGAGTACTGGGCGGAACCGAATCTGCCTAGCACCTTCAAGCACGAGTTACTTACCCGGTACGTTCCGATGTTCACCGGCATGACCGGCTCCCGAGCGCAGGGGCACCGGGTAGTTTTCCTCGATGGCTACGCGGGCCGCGGACGTTACGGCAACGGCAGCGCTGGCTCTCCTGAGCGGATTATGCAGATGGCCGAACATCAACACCGTACTGTCGGCCTGACCTGCGCTTCGTACTTCGTCGAGCAGGACCCCACCTCGGCGAACGACCTGGCAGGTGTCGTCGCCGAATACACCCGGCGTGGTGTGCCCGCTCACGTACGCGACACCAACGTCGACTCGGTACTCGAGGAGGTCCTGACCTCCGCCCACGGTCACCCGCTGTTCCTGTTCCTCGACCCCACCGGCTATGGGCTGCCATACCAACGACTCGTCGACATCCTCGCTGGCCCGCGCAGCTCAATTTGGCCACCGACCGAGCTCCTGCTGAACTTCAGCCTGGAAGCCGTACGACGCACAGGCGGCCACGTCTCCTCGCCGCAGGGCAACGAGAACTCGATGCGTCGACTTGACGACGCCGTGGGCGGAGACTGGTGGCGGGAGGTCTTCCGCTCCCACGGCGTCACCGACGACGCCGTCCGTCATGTCTCCGAGGGATTCGCCCGCCGCCTGTCTACAGCCACAGGGATGCACGTTATATCGGTTCCCGTTCGACGCGCGCCCGGCCACAAACCGCTCTATCACCTAGTTTTCGGGACCCGTAGCCAGCACGGGCTATGGCTCTTCGGCGATAGCGTGGCTAGAGCCATGCAAAAATGGTGGGACACATTGGAACGGATTGACAGCGCCTTTGATCCAGATGCCCTGTTTACCGTGACCGAGGCGATCCGCCCCGACCTCGCGACAGTCGAAAACCGGGCTGTTCCTGTTATCGCTGAGCAACTTGCAGGTCTACTCGATCAGGTTCCCAGCTTCACGACGGTGAACCACACACTCGCGGTCTTTGGCGACTTCTACGGCCAGGTTCGGGATTCCACCGTTCGCACCGCAGTGAAGCGGCTCTATGACGCCAGCCGGACCAGCTGCGACGGCAAGCGTGTCAAGCCCCACCAACTCGTCGTCACCCGGCCTCGGTTACATCGTGCATCCGCTCACCCGCGCCAGGTGTCCTAG
- a CDS encoding ATP-binding protein, with the protein MSTHDADRAASPETRPVCADPDLTAEDEFSEVLRRHLVVLATTEYDDSDHGALPGVADEVKVLQQWWCDAGLGRRRFTVAHPELGQNPTLRQIEDALRSPEREWNDGDAAVLVVTGHGLTTREAHWIVLRSTSPTRVHKTALSTDQLIGWLADTDVEHLLVILDVCFAAATAERTVRLPEFPDTWLVLASTGAESPAEVGALTGAVAGFLDEVRSREGEQYDHGPYLRVDQFLDGVQARLPASQRLSLLKSELPRLGGPSPCLPNPRPQPAAPLVGEARRDLAIRAEDLEAHWAAKTWLFTGRANLMGHLVAALSAPPRTVVVTGGAGTGKSAVLGRLVTLSDTRFRRDHPELTAAVPPALLPPVGSIDAAILCTGKVPAEIVTQLLEAVGIPTGGGTTAELARWRTWLGGHARPVTVVIDALDESSNPVDLLASVLARLHPPAAAADGPLGSPLRLILGVRSPGTPTNDKPNSAGTDTTGTHAAAQPTGTNSARPYAEQVTKTLRGERVPVDEAPWWNTADLADYATEILTQTPRSPYHRPEHHQHATAVAAAVATAAQKSFLLTRLAATNLADRDTLTDPDDPGLAALLDDGVLGVFRADLHDELPDPDQRLRAIHLLRAVAFAYGRGLPWSQIWPLTANAVADRPGTYGDSDIAALLASRLAGYLVTDHEDGITVYRLFHDTLRTTLREQWRDLHDPPRSPSAAQDDQDDQDDQDDQDDQDDHA; encoded by the coding sequence GTGAGCACCCACGACGCGGACCGCGCAGCGAGCCCGGAAACCCGCCCGGTCTGCGCCGACCCGGACCTCACCGCAGAGGACGAGTTCTCCGAAGTCTTGCGCCGTCATCTGGTCGTGCTGGCCACGACCGAGTACGACGACTCCGATCACGGCGCGCTGCCCGGGGTGGCAGACGAGGTCAAGGTGCTGCAGCAATGGTGGTGCGACGCAGGGTTGGGGCGGCGCCGGTTCACAGTGGCGCACCCGGAGCTCGGCCAGAACCCGACACTGCGCCAGATCGAGGACGCGCTGCGCTCCCCGGAGCGGGAGTGGAACGACGGCGACGCCGCGGTCCTGGTCGTGACCGGGCACGGCCTGACCACACGCGAGGCGCACTGGATCGTCCTACGCAGCACCAGCCCGACCCGCGTGCACAAGACCGCGCTCAGCACCGACCAGCTCATCGGCTGGCTCGCCGACACCGACGTCGAGCACCTGCTGGTGATCCTGGACGTGTGTTTCGCCGCCGCGACCGCCGAGCGCACTGTGCGGCTGCCGGAGTTCCCTGACACCTGGCTGGTGCTGGCCTCCACCGGCGCCGAGTCCCCGGCCGAGGTGGGGGCGTTGACCGGGGCGGTCGCCGGGTTCCTCGACGAGGTCCGGTCCCGAGAGGGCGAACAGTACGACCACGGCCCCTATCTGCGGGTGGACCAGTTCCTCGACGGTGTCCAGGCCCGCCTGCCCGCCTCCCAGCGGTTGAGTCTGCTCAAGTCCGAGCTTCCCCGGCTGGGCGGCCCGAGCCCGTGTCTGCCCAACCCGCGCCCGCAGCCGGCGGCGCCGCTCGTCGGAGAGGCCCGCCGCGACCTCGCGATCCGCGCGGAAGACCTCGAGGCGCACTGGGCGGCCAAAACGTGGCTGTTCACCGGGCGCGCGAACCTGATGGGCCACCTCGTCGCCGCCCTGTCGGCACCGCCGCGCACCGTGGTGGTCACCGGCGGCGCCGGTACCGGCAAGTCCGCCGTCCTTGGCCGCCTGGTCACCCTCAGCGACACCCGGTTCCGCCGCGACCATCCCGAGCTCACCGCCGCCGTCCCGCCTGCGTTGTTGCCGCCGGTCGGGTCGATCGACGCGGCGATCCTGTGCACCGGGAAGGTGCCCGCCGAGATCGTGACCCAGCTGCTGGAAGCGGTGGGCATCCCCACCGGCGGCGGAACGACGGCCGAGCTGGCCCGGTGGCGCACCTGGCTCGGGGGCCACGCCCGCCCGGTCACGGTCGTCATCGACGCCCTCGACGAGTCCAGCAACCCGGTGGATCTGCTCGCCTCCGTCTTGGCCCGCCTCCACCCACCCGCAGCGGCCGCCGACGGTCCGCTCGGTTCGCCACTGCGTCTGATCCTCGGTGTGCGCTCACCCGGCACACCGACCAACGACAAACCGAACAGCGCGGGGACAGACACCACCGGAACGCACGCCGCGGCACAGCCGACCGGTACGAACTCGGCGCGCCCGTACGCCGAGCAGGTCACAAAGACACTCCGCGGCGAACGGGTACCCGTCGACGAGGCCCCCTGGTGGAACACCGCCGACCTCGCCGACTACGCCACCGAGATCCTCACCCAGACACCCCGGTCGCCCTACCACCGCCCCGAGCACCACCAGCACGCCACCGCGGTCGCCGCCGCCGTCGCCACCGCAGCCCAGAAGTCATTCCTGCTGACCCGCCTGGCCGCCACCAACCTCGCCGACAGAGACACTCTCACCGACCCTGACGACCCCGGTCTGGCCGCCCTGCTCGACGACGGCGTGCTCGGCGTCTTCCGTGCCGACCTGCACGACGAGCTCCCCGACCCTGACCAACGACTACGCGCGATCCACCTGCTCCGTGCGGTCGCGTTCGCCTACGGGCGGGGACTGCCCTGGAGCCAGATCTGGCCCCTGACCGCCAACGCCGTCGCCGACCGGCCCGGCACCTACGGCGACAGCGACATCGCCGCCCTGCTCGCCTCCCGACTGGCCGGCTACCTCGTCACCGACCACGAGGACGGCATCACCGTCTACCGGCTGTTCCACGACACCCTGCGAACCACTCTGCGTGAACAATGGCGCGACCTGCACGACCCACCCCGCTCCCCGTCGGCCGCCCAGGACGACCAGGACGACCAGGACGACCAGGACGACCAGGACGACCAGGACGACCATGCCTGA
- a CDS encoding DUF5131 family protein — protein sequence MADGSAIEWTEATWNPTTGCDQVSRGCDNCYALRLAGRLKAMGSPRYQLDGDPRTSGPGFAVQLHPETLDVPKRWKKPRRVFVNSMSDLFHARVPLDYVRRVFATIEATPQHSYQLLTKRSTRLRRVAPALSWPSNLWVGVSVESAEQLARIQDLTAVPAAVRFVSAEPLLGPLTGIDLTAIDWLIAGGESGQGHRSVALDWVRDLRDESARAGTAFFFKQWGGRTPKAGGRVLDGRTWDEMPALATAKG from the coding sequence ATGGCTGACGGGAGCGCGATCGAGTGGACCGAGGCAACCTGGAATCCGACGACCGGATGCGACCAGGTTAGCCGAGGCTGCGACAATTGTTATGCGCTGCGGTTAGCGGGCCGCTTGAAGGCGATGGGTTCGCCCAGATATCAGCTGGATGGAGACCCCCGAACATCCGGGCCGGGTTTCGCAGTGCAGCTCCATCCAGAGACCCTCGATGTACCGAAGCGATGGAAGAAACCGCGGCGTGTATTCGTGAACAGCATGAGCGACCTATTCCACGCTCGGGTCCCGCTCGACTACGTACGCCGAGTGTTCGCGACGATCGAGGCAACGCCCCAACACAGCTATCAGCTGCTCACCAAACGCTCGACCAGGCTTCGTCGCGTCGCGCCAGCGCTGTCTTGGCCGTCGAACTTGTGGGTCGGCGTGTCCGTGGAGTCGGCCGAGCAACTCGCCCGGATCCAGGATCTGACCGCGGTGCCCGCGGCGGTGCGGTTCGTCTCCGCTGAACCCCTTCTAGGCCCACTGACCGGAATCGACCTGACCGCGATCGACTGGCTGATCGCCGGTGGCGAATCCGGACAAGGTCACCGCTCGGTAGCCCTTGACTGGGTGCGTGACCTGCGTGATGAGTCTGCTCGCGCCGGAACCGCTTTCTTCTTCAAGCAGTGGGGCGGACGAACCCCGAAGGCAGGTGGCCGAGTGCTCGACGGTCGGACCTGGGACGAGATGCCCGCTCTTGCCACAGCGAAGGGCTAA
- a CDS encoding WD40 repeat domain-containing protein: MTAIAPSTPSTAVCASRRRGSTTQPPCRSEWVLRNTAPLHSEIMGTGSRSDGRPVSRDVVEVEARIAEALTSLAVPRRAGPVSVPPPGYVRRHLVEHAAAGGAMTDAVINPRTLPYLDPARVRPALVGVDPRVVRADVVRAWRQVSHAWLWEDPLTNADALQLALVAGGAEPDATAGRWSVAWAVAQTGPSSGDVVMRGSPLTSTAALVLPDRRPIAITGSSDNTVRVWDLDTGTPIGEPLTGHTDWVNAVAALVLPDERPIAITGSRDNTVRVWDLDTGTAIGEPLTGHTRSVAAVAALVLPDRRPIAITGSSDNTVRVWDLDTGTPIGEPLTGHTGWVRAVAALVLPDRRPIAITGSEDGTTRVWDLTSSGSSSEAPRRDDKATPRTIELLVAAVAALVLPDGRPIAITGSADATVRVWDLTTGTPIGEPLTGHTDWVNAVAALVLPDRRPIAITGSWDNTVRVWDLDTGTPIGEPLTGHTGHVAAVAALVLPDRRPIAITGSADATVRVWDLTTGTPIGEPLTGHTGTVSAVAALVLPDGRPIAITGSSDNTVRVWDLDTGTPIGEPLTGHTRPVEAVAALVLPDRRPIAITGSRDNTVRVWDLTTGTPIGEPLTGHTGPVLAVVLPDGRPVGVTGGWDGTVRMWDAATGAPVAPPLPVLAVPSALAVYMYDEELHVVVASAGLWAGLVFRGGRGWR, from the coding sequence TTGACCGCGATCGCTCCCTCGACTCCGTCGACTGCTGTGTGCGCGTCCAGGAGGCGAGGATCGACAACGCAGCCACCATGCCGGTCTGAGTGGGTCTTACGAAACACCGCGCCTCTCCATAGCGAGATCATGGGAACAGGTAGTCGCAGCGACGGGAGACCCGTGAGCAGGGACGTTGTCGAGGTCGAGGCGCGGATCGCTGAGGCGTTGACCTCGCTCGCCGTGCCGCGTCGCGCCGGACCTGTCTCGGTGCCGCCGCCGGGGTACGTGCGCCGGCACCTGGTCGAGCACGCCGCGGCCGGGGGCGCGATGACCGATGCGGTGATCAACCCTCGGACGTTGCCGTACCTGGATCCGGCCCGGGTGCGCCCGGCCCTCGTCGGTGTCGACCCGCGAGTCGTGCGCGCCGATGTGGTCCGGGCGTGGCGGCAGGTCTCGCACGCGTGGCTCTGGGAGGACCCCTTGACGAATGCCGACGCCCTTCAGCTCGCCCTCGTCGCAGGAGGCGCCGAACCCGACGCGACAGCAGGTCGCTGGTCAGTTGCCTGGGCTGTCGCACAAACTGGCCCCAGCTCGGGCGATGTCGTTATGCGGGGCTCCCCGCTGACCTCGACTGCCGCGCTCGTACTTCCCGACCGACGCCCCATCGCCATCACCGGCAGCTCCGACAACACGGTGCGGGTGTGGGACCTCGACACCGGCACCCCCATCGGCGAACCCCTCACCGGCCACACCGACTGGGTGAACGCGGTCGCCGCGCTCGTCCTACCCGACGAGCGACCCATCGCCATCACCGGCAGCCGGGACAACACGGTGCGGGTGTGGGACCTCGACACCGGCACGGCGATCGGCGAACCCCTCACCGGCCACACCCGCTCGGTGGCCGCGGTCGCCGCGCTCGTACTGCCCGACCGGCGCCCCATCGCCATCACCGGCAGCTCCGACAACACGGTGCGGGTGTGGGACCTCGACACCGGCACCCCGATCGGCGAACCCCTCACCGGCCACACCGGCTGGGTGCGCGCGGTCGCCGCGCTCGTCCTGCCCGACCGACGCCCCATCGCCATCACCGGCAGCGAAGACGGCACGACGCGGGTCTGGGACCTGACCAGCAGTGGGTCTAGCAGTGAGGCACCGCGCAGAGACGACAAGGCGACGCCGAGAACCATCGAGTTACTGGTGGCCGCGGTCGCCGCGCTCGTACTTCCCGATGGGCGCCCCATCGCCATCACCGGCAGCGCTGACGCCACGGTGCGGGTGTGGGACCTGACCACCGGCACCCCGATCGGCGAACCCCTCACCGGCCACACCGACTGGGTGAACGCGGTCGCCGCGCTCGTACTGCCCGACCGACGTCCCATCGCCATCACCGGCAGCTGGGACAACACGGTGCGGGTGTGGGACCTCGACACCGGCACCCCGATCGGCGAACCCCTCACCGGCCACACCGGCCACGTGGCCGCGGTCGCCGCGCTCGTACTGCCCGACCGGCGCCCCATCGCCATCACCGGCAGCGCTGACGCCACGGTGCGGGTGTGGGACCTGACCACCGGCACCCCCATCGGCGAACCCCTCACCGGCCACACCGGCACGGTGAGCGCGGTCGCCGCGCTCGTACTACCCGACGGGCGCCCCATCGCCATCACCGGCAGCTCCGACAACACGGTGCGTGTGTGGGACCTCGACACCGGCACCCCCATCGGCGAACCCCTCACCGGCCACACCCGCCCGGTGGAGGCGGTCGCCGCGCTCGTCCTGCCCGACCGACGCCCCATCGCCATCACCGGCAGCCGGGACAACACGGTGCGGGTGTGGGACCTGACCACCGGCACCCCGATCGGCGAACCCCTCACCGGCCACACCGGCCCAGTGCTCGCGGTCGTGCTGCCCGACGGGCGACCCGTCGGCGTCACCGGCGGCTGGGACGGCACAGTCCGGATGTGGGACGCGGCGACAGGCGCGCCGGTCGCTCCTCCCCTCCCAGTTCTCGCTGTCCCGTCCGCTCTTGCTGTGTATATGTACGACGAGGAGCTTCACGTGGTGGTCGCTAGTGCTGGGCTGTGGGCCGGTCTGGTGTTTCGGGGTGGTCGCGGGTGGCGGTGA
- a CDS encoding tyrosine-type recombinase/integrase: MNPPDPGAEVETAVVEGTPELVPEQPGQADSAWQLATAFVLSRRSGHTQRAYARDIRDFYTWCARSGVDPLRARRVHIDAYANALARPQPRTGRPAADSTIARRLATLSGLYAYGVAEEILDRSPMTGVVRPRVGQDSTSTGLDRDEVARLLTAAAADGARAHALISLLAHNGLRVDEALSRDVEHLETERGHRVLRLRRKGGHTATAPLAPPVVHALHTYLDGRATGPVFITRTGRRFDEPGAWRLIRRLARIAELPQVDRINPHSLRHTFVTASLDAGVELRDVQDAAGHADPRTTRGYDSSRHNLDRHPTYAVSAFYAAATDDTDV; this comes from the coding sequence ATGAACCCGCCGGACCCGGGAGCCGAGGTGGAGACGGCGGTCGTCGAGGGCACCCCCGAGCTGGTCCCGGAGCAGCCCGGGCAGGCCGATTCCGCCTGGCAGCTGGCCACCGCGTTCGTGCTCTCCCGCCGCTCCGGACACACCCAGCGCGCCTACGCCCGCGACATCCGCGACTTCTACACCTGGTGCGCCCGCTCCGGTGTCGACCCGCTACGAGCACGGCGGGTGCACATCGACGCCTACGCCAACGCCCTCGCCCGGCCCCAGCCACGCACCGGCCGCCCGGCCGCGGACTCCACGATCGCCCGCCGGCTGGCCACCCTGTCCGGGCTCTACGCCTACGGCGTGGCCGAGGAGATCCTCGACCGCTCCCCGATGACCGGCGTCGTCCGCCCGCGCGTCGGACAGGACTCGACCAGCACCGGTCTCGACCGCGACGAGGTCGCCCGGCTCCTCACCGCCGCGGCCGCCGACGGGGCCCGCGCGCACGCACTGATCAGCCTCCTCGCCCACAACGGGCTCCGCGTCGATGAGGCCTTGTCCCGCGACGTCGAACACCTCGAGACCGAACGCGGTCACCGGGTCCTGCGGCTGCGCCGCAAGGGCGGCCACACCGCCACCGCGCCGCTCGCCCCGCCCGTGGTGCACGCCCTGCACACCTATCTCGACGGCCGAGCCACCGGGCCGGTGTTCATCACCCGCACCGGGCGCCGCTTCGACGAGCCCGGAGCGTGGCGGCTCATACGGCGCCTGGCCCGCATCGCCGAGCTCCCCCAGGTCGACCGGATCAACCCGCACAGCCTGCGCCACACCTTCGTCACCGCCTCCCTCGACGCCGGCGTCGAGCTGCGCGACGTGCAGGACGCCGCCGGGCACGCCGACCCCCGCACCACCCGCGGCTACGACAGTTCCCGGCACAACCTCGACCGCCACCCCACCTACGCGGTGTCGGCCTTCTACGCCGCCGCCACCGACGACACCGATGTATGA
- a CDS encoding Lsr2 family DNA-binding protein — protein MADREQNRAIREWAVRCGMKVVARGRIPSDVSPTTRRTRAIR, from the coding sequence GTGGCTGATCGGGAGCAGAACCGCGCGATCCGCGAGTGGGCCGTTCGCTGCGGCATGAAGGTAGTTGCCCGCGGGCGAATTCCATCTGATGTATCGCCTACCACCAGGAGAACGAGGGCGATCCGGTAG
- a CDS encoding GGDEF domain-containing protein — MLRPAKTPLYRQVFNAATVILAVHAAGAAVRYIELLPALRLDSLQFVVLIFALLAYTVVNTSLVVGVVAMTTPDMTFTQTLMRRSEGVGVEIATLSLGALVAVTVTATAPIALLFTIPPLLLLHRTVLSRQLVQEARIDAKTGVLNSAAWHLEATQTLDRARQRSNAALLLMIDLDRFKSINDTYGHLAGDEVLAALGQVLRAQVRGADVVGRFGGEEFVMLMPNLDRRVGVAEVTAIAERVRQAIADIRVEVDSPDGPITLNTVSASVGGAVYPHDGEVVTTLLGRADKALYAAKRAGRNRVRMVDSRGAAQLDDSDRESR; from the coding sequence GTGCTGCGTCCGGCAAAAACACCGCTCTACCGGCAGGTCTTCAACGCGGCGACGGTAATTCTCGCGGTCCATGCCGCCGGTGCCGCTGTCCGCTACATTGAGCTACTGCCAGCCCTACGCCTCGACAGTCTACAATTCGTGGTCCTGATCTTTGCATTGTTGGCGTATACGGTCGTGAATACCAGCCTCGTTGTCGGTGTGGTAGCGATGACGACACCGGATATGACCTTCACGCAGACACTCATGCGGCGTAGTGAAGGTGTCGGGGTAGAAATCGCGACGTTGAGCCTGGGCGCATTGGTCGCTGTGACGGTGACTGCCACCGCTCCGATCGCCCTGCTCTTCACCATTCCGCCGCTGCTGCTGCTGCACCGGACGGTGTTGTCTCGGCAGCTGGTCCAAGAGGCCCGGATTGATGCCAAGACGGGCGTGTTGAATTCTGCGGCGTGGCATTTGGAAGCGACGCAGACCCTCGATCGGGCGCGGCAGCGGTCGAACGCTGCGCTGCTGCTGATGATCGACCTGGACCGGTTCAAGTCGATCAATGACACCTACGGGCACCTCGCCGGTGACGAGGTGCTGGCCGCCCTGGGCCAGGTCCTGCGGGCCCAGGTCCGGGGGGCCGATGTGGTGGGTCGCTTCGGTGGGGAGGAGTTCGTGATGTTGATGCCGAACCTGGATCGTCGGGTCGGTGTCGCCGAGGTGACAGCGATCGCCGAGCGGGTGCGTCAGGCGATCGCGGACATCCGGGTCGAGGTGGACTCCCCGGACGGGCCGATCACCTTGAACACGGTGAGTGCCTCGGTGGGCGGTGCGGTCTATCCCCATGACGGAGAGGTAGTGACGACGCTGCTGGGCCGGGCAGACAAGGCCCTGTACGCGGCCAAGCGGGCCGGACGGAACAGGGTTCGGATGGTCGATTCCCGCGGCGCGGCGCAGCTCGACGACTCCGACCGCGAATCGCGGTAG